In one Fusarium falciforme chromosome 5, complete sequence genomic region, the following are encoded:
- a CDS encoding Tethering factor for nuclear proteasome STS1 translates to MNVLLSPQPPVFPHQHENHRLSPQRSLSPFHNMATRKRKADEDGDETMSPRSSPTISSRPLARPSKKIRANEVIGRPLALPRLLETLDTAQLRTVLERICERHPDIGHEVETGAPRPSVSSVVEVLQGYMEKLSNAVPYGETSPEYTYYRVKEPLVALIDALSDFTPQFLPPNETQPTKSLEFLNEATNIIHKLPDWEPQTYRHHKENAYEEISKAWALVINEAAKRAGGINLHSGGWDQILSRHNEQSGGRLAYAINAMTTSVGWLDPSANSGPAGASDPNSILNQLMSGTYGAPVRVGPW, encoded by the exons ATGAACGTCTTGCTCTCGCCGCAACCTCCGGTTTTTCCTCATCAGCACGAAAACCATCGTCTCTCTCCCCAGCGATCCT TATCACCCTTTCATAACATGGCCACCCGCAAGCGAAAAgccgatgaagatggtgatgagacCATGTCTCCTCGGAGTTCGCCCACTATCTCTTCCCGACCTCTCGCCCGCCCTTCGAAAAAGATTCGTGCCAACGAAGTTATTGGCCGACCCCTTGCTCTCCCTCGACTCCTCGAGACTCTCGATACTGCCCAGCTGAGGACTGTCCTCGAGAGGATATGCGAAAGGCATCCCGACATTGGCCATGAAGTTGAAACTGGGGCCCCTCGCCCGTCCGTTTCGTCGGTTGTTGAGGTTTTGCAGGGCTATATGGAGAAACTGAGTAACGCAGTTCCCTATGGCGAGACGAGTCCCGAATACACCTACTACCGAGTCAAGGAGCCCCTTGTGGCCTTGATTGACGCCCTCTCCGATTTTACTCCCCAGTTTCTGCCACCAAACGAGACTCAGCCCACCAAGTCGCTCGAGTTCTTGAATGAGGCCACCAACATTATCCACAAGCTCCCCGACTGGGAACCCCAGACGTATCGACACCACAAGGAAAACGCATACGAGGAGATCTCCAAGGCCTGGGCTCTTGTTATTAACGAGGCAGCCAAGAGGGCTGGAGGCATCAACTTGCACAGCGGGGGATGGGACCAGATCTTGTCACGACACAACGAGCAATCTGGCGGCCGGCTCGCTTACGCCATCAATGCCATGACTACGAGTGTTGGCTGGTTGGACCCCAGCGCGAATTCCGGACCGGCTGGTGCCTCTGACCCTAATTCCATCCTCAACCAGCTGATGTCTGGTACATACGGAGCACCTGTTCGGGTTGGACCTTGGTAG
- a CDS encoding DSBA domain-containing protein: protein MYESQVTFVMDTICPWLDHALDQVRSSSSSTISFTLHFSPFQPSPNREATIPDRAAHALHHKHNDNATAQQLFQAHMLSLAEPLNVPLGFTGPTGNSFPAHRVIQQVQEVYGTDTTNKLVDAIFRLYFAEGRHPGEDEMLIEACVEAGVDEKEAKSLVEDKEKGERDTKEKIRSIGMDIDSVPTVIIEGRRRDLTLTGLKEVAEYVKAFGTITKEST, encoded by the exons ATGTATGAGTCTCAGGTCACGTTTGTCATGGACACCATATGTCCTTG GCTCGATCACGCTCTTGACCAAGTCcgttcctcatcctcttccaccaTCTCCTTCACCCTCCATTTCTCCCCCTTCCAGCCAAGCCCCAACCGCGAGGCCACAATCCCAGACCGTGCCGCGCATGCCCTCCACCACAAGCACAACGACAATGCAACCGCTCAGCAACTCTTCCAGGCACACATGCTCTCCCTGGCGGAACCGCTAAACGTCCCGCTCGGTTTCACAGGGCCGACGGGCAACTCCTTTCCCGCTCACCGGGTTATTCAGCAGGTCCAGGAGGTATATGGGACGGACACTACGAATAAGCTCGTGGATGCGATATTTAGGCTGTACTTTGCAGAGGGAAGACATCCTGGCGAAGATGAGATGCTGATCGAGGCTTGTGTTGAGGCTGGAGTGGATGAGAAAGAGGCCAAGAGCCTGgtggaggacaaggagaagggtgagAGAGACACTAAGGAGAAGATTAGAAGTATAGGGATGGATATTGATTCGGTGCCAACTGTGATTATAGAAGGACGTAGGAGAGACTTGACGCTGACGGGGCTGAAAGAAGTTGCCGAGTATGTGAAGGCCTTCGGGACGATCACCAAGGAGAGCACTTAG
- a CDS encoding Mediator of RNA polymerase II transcription subunit 1: MATPTAMKHVASQQGRTPSQLAVATPPVSTPFSNPAHAVFSPRGPRSSPQQFKKSPASTLMAAQASNAPLNFDSPSTAAAMGALGIGAGLDIGLDNVGVGLGNLGALAEDDKLKRLETIIEILNKKKGLVSEAGLERLAQRIGLDCLSEDHTAPDGRKRRTLVIAGSAIQLDIALDNNIVENISLAFPESAPSVTKHVDQASQILLRDLQLLPNQSPLTKTLDKFAINLERLAILDKLSIIPGLDCHEALAGIYVSLERLYQWDVAQLSQEPGINKSPSALSVAAMCTRHGFPIMHSRERVGLALQYWKTLRLIQPTTDKLASFAEKREKVWSLLIGCASMGGIGHLPVRVSEDWISKNVVTAEPTMDPKKPSLDWLEPDNVVLPPSEENKDAGMEMIQPDLSTARVPQVMFTVTFDPPVILPQNDWMRLHALANVNAPPIFGYPPTFDSLFFPVPPGSAQDPSELRTITRQRDVRVYDKDQKPLVKSHRNSLFIYKPIYSQVVTEMPFSHPRQLIDMLPLLRQYAFISTLLESSFGSETKEAEPLPKQGSAPTPAPKPNVASKNELADFMDLSPAAPETSASEEINLDVTLWVHPTPHLQVVFPFRNSTANVTLKVLEDGVVEVADENVIPQDENAKMKNKELTRSDLGRVLEHMEDLCKWTEWIRTRLA, from the exons ATGGCGACGCCAACAGCCATGAAGCACGTCGCCTCGCAGCAGGGCCGCACGCCCTCGCAACTCGCTGTCGCAACGCCTCCCGTATCTACACCCTTCTCCAACCCCGCCCATGCCGTGTTTTCACCCCGAGGGCCGCGTTCGTCGCCGCAGCAGTTTAAGAAGTCTCCTGCTTCAACGCTCATGGCGGCGCAAGCCTCCAATGCGCCCTTAAACTTCGACAGTCCATCTACAGCGGCAGCTATGGGGGCCCTTGGTATTGGTGCTGGTCTTGATATTGGCCTCGACAATGTTGGCGTTGGCCTTGGGAATCTGGGCGCCCTCGCGGAGGATGATAAGCTGAAGCGTCTGGAAACCATTATCGAGATCTTGAAC AAAAAGAAGGGACTCGTCAGTGAAGCCGGCTTGGAACGTCTAGCGCAGCGAATAGGACTCGACTGTCTTTCAGAAGACCACACAGCACCTGACGGCCGAAAACGAAGAACCCTTGTCATAGCAGGCTCAGCCATTCAGTTGGATATTGCGTTGGACAATAATATCGTCGAAAACATCTCGCTTGCTTTTCCAGAGTCTGCTCCCTCGGTCACCAAGCACGTCGATCAAGCAAGTCAGATCCTCCTCAGAGATCTTCAACTGCTTCCAAACCAAAGCCCATTGACTAAAACCCTCGACAAATTCGCCATCAATCTAGAACGACTAGCCATTCTAGACAAGCTCAGCATCATTCCAGGACTCGACTGTCATGAGGCTCTGGCAGGCATCTATGTGAGCCTGGAGAGACTTTACCAGTGGGACGTGGCCCAACTCAGCCAGGAGCCAGGAATCAACAAGTCGCCCAGTGCGCTATCCGTTGCAGCCATGTGCACGCGGCATGGGTTCCCTATTATGCACTCGAGAGAGCGGGTGGGCTTGGCTTTGCAGTATTGGAAGACCCTACGACTTATTCAACCAACAACCGACAAACTCGCTTCATTTGCCGAAAAGCGAGAGAAGGTCTGGTCACTCTTAATTGGTTGCGCTTCTATGGGTGGCATCGGTCATCTGCCTGTGAGGGTCTCTGAGGACTGGATTTCCAAGAACGTGGTGACGGCTGAGCCGACCATGGATCCCAAGAAGCCGAGCCTGGACTGGCTAGAGCCCGATAATGTTGTTCTGCCCCCATCCGAAGAGAATAAGGACGCCGGGATGGAAATGATTCAACCAGATCTCTCAACGGCAAGGGTACCTCAGGTCATGTTTACCGTCACGTTTGACCCTCCTGTCATTCTCCCTCAAAACGACTGGATGCGGTTGCATGCACTTGCGAACGTGAACGCTCCGCCCATCTTTGGATATCCGCCCACCTTTGACAGCTTGTTCTTTCCTGTGCCTCCTGGCAGTGCTCAGGATCCCAGTGAGCTCCGGACAATCACTCGTCAGCGCGACGTCCGCGTATATGACAAGGATCAGAAGCCATTGGTCAAGTCTCACCGGAACTCGTTGTTCATCTACAAACCTATATATTCTCAGGTCGTTACCGAGATGCCCTTCTCTCACCCTCGCCAGCTTATCGACATGCTCCCCTTGCTTCGGCAATATGCTTTCATTTCAACCTTGCTCGAAAGCAGCTTTGGGTCCGAGACGAAGGAAGCTGAACCGCTACCCAAGCAAGGAAGCGCACCAACCCCTGCACCCAAACCCAATGTTGCCAGCAAAAATGAGTTGGCAGACTTTATGGACCTTTCTCCTGCAGCTCCCGAGACGTCAGCCAGTGAAGAGATCAACTTGGATGTCACTCTCTGGGTCCATCCTACTCCTCATCTGCAGGTCGTCTTCCCCTTCCGCAACTCGACGGCTAACGTCACGCTTAAGGTGCTCGAGGACGGAGTAGTGGAGGTGGCTGATGAGAACGTCATCCCTCAAGATGAAAACGCTAAGATGAAGAATAAGGAGCTGACGCGGTCGGACCTTGGCAGGGTGCTGGAGCACATGGAGGATCTCTGCAAGTGGACTGAGTGGATCCGTACACGTCTTGCTTGA